From the genome of Capricornis sumatraensis isolate serow.1 chromosome 17, serow.2, whole genome shotgun sequence, one region includes:
- the CCDC62 gene encoding LOW QUALITY PROTEIN: coiled-coil domain-containing protein 62 (The sequence of the model RefSeq protein was modified relative to this genomic sequence to represent the inferred CDS: substituted 1 base at 1 genomic stop codon), with product MNPSASFLAGRQNIGSEVEISTIEKQRKELQLLIGELKDRDRELNDMVAVHQRQLLSWEEDRQKVLTLEERCSKLEGELHKRTEIIKSLTKKVKSLESNQIECQSTLQKTQLQLQEMAQKATHSSLLSEDLEARNENLSNTLVELSAQVGQLQAREQALTTMIKLKDKDIIEAVNHIADCSGKFKLLEHALRDAKMVETCIVKEKQDYKQKLKALKIEVNKLKEDLNEKTTENNEQREEIIRLKQEKSCLHDELVFTAEREKRKDELLDIAKSKQERMNAELHNLRQIYVKQQRDLQFLNFNVENSQELIQIYDSKMEESKGMESSRDMCLSDLENNHLKVDFKREKNQKSLVKDQKFETTLVQQTRSDKSSCDVCKEKKLQVNTSFGGKSVIAISSLFAKDLVEKQKSWSLGGKIQIEPENKSTFCKIHAKSHKGNGIGIQNEEKQPSETSTPVSDDKWHDVNVYLGLASCSDSKQPEKLDVDYQDHLERPGVSCYHKNEACVDESDLWESKCCHPSNFIIEAPGHMSDVEWMSIFKPSKVQRVVRHKSVCTCSESASGPKYSSSTSELIAIQQSHCLGSSKSALREDEKLIETETSSDKKNSSKILLVNKDTALPSEKVCISAXNVLCCQDDFSPTSKLQRLLAESRQMVTDLELSTLLPISSENLSTSKSNMEVSEESAEKNTPLSN from the exons AACATCGGGTCAGAGGTTGAGATTTCCACTATTGAGAAACAACGGAAAGAGCTGCAGCTGCTCATTGGAGAGTTGAAAGATCGAGATAGAGAGCTCAATGATATGGTTGCAGTACATCAGAGACAACTTCTTTCATGGGAAGAGGATCGGCAGAAAGTGTTGACTCTGGAAGAACGTTGCAGCAAATTAGAAG GTGAACTAcataaaagaactgaaataatCAAGTCACTCACAAAGAAGGTAAAAAGCCTTGAATCGAACCAAATTGAATGCCAGAGTACTCTTCAGAAGACTCAACTACAGCTTCAGGAGATGGCccaaaaggcaacccattcctctctcctctctgaagACCTTGag GCTAGAAATGAAAATCTCAGCAACACATTAGTGGAACTTTCTGCTCAAGTGGGACAACTGCAAGCTCGTGAACAGGCTCTCACCACCATGATAAAGCTGAAg GACAAAGATATTATTGAGGCAGTCAATCACATTGCTGACTGTTCGGGTAAATTTAAATTGTTAGAGCATGCCTTACGTGATGCTAAGATGGTGGAGACCTGTATTGTGAAAGAAAAGCAAGATTATAAGCAGAAATTGAAGGCACTTAAGATTGAAGTCAATAAATTAAAAG AGGAtctaaatgaaaagacaacagaaaacaatgaacaacGAGAAGAGATCATTCGCCTCAAGCAAGAGAAGAGTTGCCTGCATGACGAATTGGTCTTTACTG cagagagagaaaaaaggaaagatgagtTACTTGATATTGCAAAGTCAAAGCAAGAGCGCATGAATGCAGAGCTGCATAATCTGAGACAG ATTTACGTAAAACAACAGCGTGATCTGCAGTTTCTTAATTtcaatgtggaaaattctcaggAATTAATACAGATATATGACTCAAAGATGGAGGAATCAAAGGGCATGGAATCCAG CAGAGACATGTGTTTATCAGACCTTGAAAATAACCACCTAAAAGTCGATTTTAAGAGGGAGAAAAATCAGAAGTCACTGGTTAAGGACCAAAAATTTGAGACCACGTTGGTTCAGCAAACTAGGTCAGACAAGAGCTCTTGTGATGTATGCAAAGAGAAGAAACTACAGGTTAATACTTCATTTGGGGGAAAAAGTGTAATTGCTATCTCATCTCTATTTGCAAAAGACTTAGTGGAGAAACAAAAGTCTTGGTCTCTGGGAGGAAAAATCCAGATTGAACCCGAAAACAAAAGTACATTTTGCAAGATCCACGCAAAATCACACAAAGGGAATGGAATTGGGATTCAGAATGAAGAGAAGCAACCCTCAGAAACATCAACACCTGTATCTGATGATAAATGGCATGACGTCAACGTTTACCTGGGCCTGGCCAGCTGTTCTGATTCAAAACAGCCAGAAAAGCTGGATGTCGACTATCAGGACCACTTGGAAAGGCCTGGAGTCTCCTGTTACCACAAAAATGAAGCCTGTGTGGATGAGAGTGACCTGTGGGAGTCCAAGTGCTGCCACCCGAGTAACTTCATCATCGAAGCGCCGGGCCACATGTCTGACGTGGAGTGGATGAGCATCTTCAAGCCTTCCAAAGTACAGAGAGTCGTGCGCCACAAATCTGTGTGCACTTGTTCAGAAAGTGCCAGCGGGCCCAAGTACAGCTCTTCGACAAG TGAGCTGATCGccatccagcagtcccactgttTGGGTTCTTCAAAATCTGCCTTAAGAGAGGATGAGAAGTTGATAGAGACAGAAACCTCTTCCGATAAAAAGAACTCATCTAAGATTTTGTTAGTCAACAAAGACACAGCCCTCCCCAGTGAAAAGGTTTGTATTTC TGCTTGAAATGTGTTGTGTTGCCAGGATGATTTTTCTCCCACGAGTAAGCTTCAGCGTTTGCTGGCAGAGTCCCGTCAAATGGTCACGGACCTGGAGCTGAGCACCCTGCTTCCCATCAGCTCTGAGAATCTCAGCACCAGCAAAAGC